ATTCTATCATAAAATCCGCATTGATTGTTGTAAAAAGTGAGTGCGATTTTTAACCACTTGTGCTAAACTCTGAAGTATGGATTTTCCGATACAACTCCAGTTCTACACGAAACCGGATTGTCCGCTCTGCGATGAAGCAAAGAGCGTGCTGCAAAGCATTGAAGCAAATGCATCGTTTATTAGGGTTAAGGAAATCGACATCACCAAAAATCTGGGACTTTTCACGAAATATAAACATCTGATACCTGTGCTTGAGTTAGATGGACAAAGGCTTTTTGTGCATCGCGCCAACCGCCGGAAATTAATCTGGAAGTTGCGATGGCATCGGTTTTGGAAACGTTTCACGAGATAGGTCCTTAGTTCCAAACCCAACTGAATAAATCAAGAGGAACATAATTAAAAATGGCATTTCCATCTCATGGTACAACGCATCGATCCACTGTAACGGGTACACGCGGAATGGCAACGAGTGCACATCCGCTCGCGAGTCTCGCTGGCGCGCGCATGTTGCTCGCCGGCGGTAATGCATTTGATGCCGCGGTCGCAGTCGCATCAACACTCAATGTGGTTGAGCCTTATATGTCGGGGATCGCGGGTAACGGGTATATGTTGCTCTATAATGCGAAGGAAAAAAGACACCACGTGATAGATTATCTGGGCACTGCACCTTACGCGGCGACGCCGGATGTCTATCCAACACTCGAGAGTCAGCAGATCGGCATTCGTGCCGGGATGGTGCCGGGTGGCTGTGGCGGATGGCTCGCACTCCTGGAACGCTACGGAAGTATGGATCACGCAGACATCTTTGCGCCAGCGATTGAATTGGCAGAAAACGGATACGCCGTCACCGTCAAGAACGCCGAGTTCATCGCAGGTGCGCGTCCCTATTTCTCCGAGAGAGCGGAAGAGGTGATCGCCTCACGGGGGAGAACACCACTCCCCGGCGAAATTTTGGTACAAAAGGATTTAGCCAACACATTCCGCCAAGTCGCTGAAGGCGGCGCGGAGGCGTTCTATCGCGGTGACATCGCCAAGGAGATCGTCCGCTTCTCTGAGGAAACCGATGGACTGATTACCGAAAAGGATTTGGCTGACTTTGAGGTAGAGTGGCAGGAACCCATCTCGGTTACCTACAAGGATTACGAGGTCTACTGTCCACCGCCGCCGTGTGCCGGCATTCAGTATTTGGAAACGCTCAACATCTTGGAAAACGATGCCCTCGGTGAACTCGGACACAATACCCCGGAATACTTACACCTGCTGATTGAAGCGATTAAGTTAGCGAGCGCCGATAGAGCCGAGTATGCCCCACGTCCGAACCCCCCGATTGAACGTCTGTTATCCAAAGACTATGCACGCGCACAACGTGAACGCATCGGTGAACAAGCCGCAGTCAGTGGTGGTGAACGCTGGTCAAAGGACAAGCTCCCCGGTGAAATCCGAGCAGATGATTGGACGACCGAGTGCACAACGCACTTTGACACCGCCGATGCAGAGGGCAATATCGTGGCGGTGACACAGAGTCTCGGACAACCCTTCGGCACAGGTGTGATCCTCGGTTCAACGGGAATGTTCCTCAACAACTTCATGAATTGGTTCGACAGAATCCCAGAGAGTCCGAACGCCGTTGGACCGCATAAACGGATAGAGATGTGCATGGCACCGTGCCAAGTTTGGAAGGACGGAAATCCGTTCGCAGCGATCGGCACACCGGGGAGCCACGGTATCCTTCAAACGACTTTACAGATGGTCTTGAACTTGATAGAACACGGGATGAACGTCCAAGCGGCGATTGAAGCACCGCGCGTCCGCTTGGTAAATCCAGGAACGCATGTCAGCATGGAGGGACGTATCCCTGTTGCTGTCCGTGCGGCATTGGAAGCACGCGGACATGAGGTGGAAGTGTTGCCCAATTGGACAGCCGCTGTCGGCGGCGGTCACGGTATCGCTTTCGATCCCGTCGAAGGCAGTTTCATGGGGGGTGCTGATCCACGGCGCGATGGGTATGCCATAGGTGTATAGCGTATAGACGCATTTTCTTCACACTGTAGTAAGGGTAGGTCTTGTGCCTACCCTCTGAGATTCAATTGGGGGTTAAATGAACCATCCGCAACACATTGTGGCCGTCTCTGGATTGATCAGTCATCCCGACGGTAAAATTTTGATGATACGGAGTCCACGCCGTGGCTGGGAGTTTCCCGGTGGGCAGGTCGAAGAAGGTGAAAACCTCATTGAGGCGTTACAACGCGAAATTCAAGAAGAGACTGGGGGCACTGCTTTAATTGGACAATTGATTGGGGTCTACTCAAACATCAAGGTGCCTACGAAATTGATGTTTGGTTTCTTAGGAGATTACATCTCTGGTGAATTAGCAACGAGCGATGAGAGTTTAGAAACCGAGTGGGTTGCACGTGATTCGGTTTTACAGCGTATATCACATTCGGCTATTTATGACAGAATGAAAGATATGCTCGATTTTTCGGGACGTATCGTTTATCGCGTTTACACCAACGACCCGTATCAGGTTTGTAACCAATATTTTCTATGAGATCCAGAGAACTCCACTTCCGAGAGGCGTTGAATTCATTAATGGAACAATTTTCAAATTTCAGATTTACAAAGCTTTTCAGGAGGAAATATGAAAGACTTTAGTGGCTTTAGTAAATACCTATTTTTACTGGTAGGACTACTTTTCATCTGTGGGTGTGAGGCAATTCAAGATGTCATTCTTACTGAGTCGATAGAAGCAACAGATGCGGCACCACTTCGCGTAACCATGATATATCCAAGCGATTGCGTTGGTTCTGCGGCATACTGCGATGCCTTCCATATCGGCGTAAAGGCGGCACAGGAAGAACTTGGAATTACGCTGACTGAAGTAAACGGGAATGAAAACGATCCCGTAGCCACAGAGATGCGCTTAAGAGAGGCGGCACAGAATTCAGAACTTGTTTTAACGGCAGGTTACCAAATGGGAGACGTGCTTGCTCGTGTCGCATTGGACTTTCCTGATGTCCAATTTGCAATTTTTGATGTTGTGCTTGATATTCCAAATGTGGCTTCTGTGAATTATAAGTCCAACGAAGGATCGTTTCTGGTCGGGGCAATTGCGGCTTTAAAGTCGGAAAGTAACAAGATCGGCTATATCGGCGGTGCGGATGTTCCACTATTACAGGAATTTGAAGCAGGCTACGTTGCTGGGATTCATGCAGTCAACCCAGATGCGGAAGTTACTGTAGAATATATTAGCAAAGACGCAACAGGTTTCGATCAACCTGAAAAAGCAAAAGAACTGGCTTTAGCACAATATACAGACGGAATTGATGTCATTTACGCCGCCGCTGGCGGATCCGGTCAAGGGGTACTCGAAGCTGCGCAAGAACAGCAAAAGTTTATTATTTGGGTTGACGCCAATGGTAACCATCTCGCCCCAGGAACCGTCTTAACAAGCATGACAAAAGAGATTCCGACTTCTGTGCAGCGCATCATCCGAGAAACCACGGAGAGCAATTTTACGGCAGGTATTCGATATTTCGGACTTGAGGACGGTGAGGTCAGTTACGCCGTTGATGAACACAACCAATCCTTGCTTTCCGATGACCTCATAATGACCGTTGAATCGTTGAAGGCACAGATCATTGCTGGCGAGATCATTGTTCCCAACACAGTTTCGCTCCCACGCGAATAGCGTCTAACAAATCTTGTGTTCCTTCAAAATGGAGAATTTTATGCTTAATCAATACCCATACCCAGAATCCGAAGGCAAACGGAACCTCGTGGCTGGAATTTTGCTGAGCCTAATCACTTGTGGTATCTACGGGCTTTATTGGCAATACAAGCAGATGGCGACGCTCAATGCTTGGATGGACAGAAATGAGTACTCTTTTTGGCTCTGGTTTTTTCTTTCGCTTATCACTTGTGGCATCTACGGTATCTATTATGAGTACAAGATGGCAAATGGTATCAACATAGTACAGGCTGACAATGATCTGGTATTCGATTCAAATCTGCCAATTATCTGTGTTCTGTTAGCGATTGTCGGCATTGGTATCGCTTCGCTTGCCATTCAGCAACACCAGATCAACAGACTCTACGGACGAACTTCTAATGTTTAACCATACATTTTTCGCTCGTTTATTTGTTGTCGGGTTGGGTGTAATAGGACTTTACACTGCAACATCTGAAATATTGCCGACAGAGGTTTCACTGATTCCTTGTATTTTTCATTTAGTGACCGACGTTCCATGTCCTGGGTGTGGGATGACGCGGGCATGCCTTGCTTTGACACACGGGCATTTCGCAGACGCATGGCATTACCATCCGTTTTCATTTCTCGTTATTGGACTGGCTATGGGAATGGCATTCTTTTCAGCATGGTTAAAGAACGCCTGGACACGTTGCCCACCGGTTACTCGAAACCTAATTGCCATTAGTGGAACTGTGCTCTGTCTCTCCGTTTGGATTCATAAATTGTGGACATAAGAGCGAAGTACTAATGCCCCCGCAGGATTGTCCCCTTCGCACCGACGATCCAACCGGCATTTTTCTGGAGATAGATATCCTGTAAGTTATGTTGCGCAGGTGTGGGATAACGATTCCAGGTGTTCCCACTGTCTGTTGTATGGAGGATGAGTCCTTTTTCACCGATTGCCCAGCCGCGTTTTTCGTCACGAAATGCCACGTCTCGTAAGTTCAAATTCACAGGCGTTTTTTGCCGAATCCATGTCTTCCCTGCATCAGTAGTATGGAGAATCAAGCCGTTTGTCCCGACAACCCATCCGTGCGTCAGATTTGCGAAGTGAACAGCAAATAAGGGCTGCTCGACGTTACTCCGCTGTTGAACCCACCGTTCTCCGCCGTCTTGCGTATGCAGTATTTCACCCGCCTCTCCAACAATCCATCCGTGTGCTGGATCGACAAAATACACACTCCATAAATGTTTATTCGACAATCCCCTTTGGCTTTCCCAACGCCCCCCACCGTTCTCTGTTTTGAGCACTGTCCCTTTTCCACCAACTGCCCAGCCGTGTGTCGTGTTCGTGAAATATAGGTCCAAGATGCCAGATGAGGTCTTACCCCCGCCGCGTGCTTGGTGTTGCAAGTTCCATGAGGCTCCACCACTGCCTGTATAATGCACCTGCCCAATGCTGACGGTCCAGCCGTTGTTTGGTGTCGCGAAATTAACCTGCGTCAGCGTATCATGTGAGATCGAAGTCGCTTCCCAAGAGGCTCCACCGTCAACCGTAGAGAGTACTGTGCCACCAGTGCCGACTGCCCAGCCACGTTTCGTGTCTATAAAATGGATGCCGTAAAGATGTTCACCCGTCCCGCTTTCAAGGTGTCGCCACTCAAACTGCACCGTATCTTGCGAGCAACCGAGGCACACAAGACTTCCACATAAAATCATGAGCGCGATGTAACTTTTGTTTTGCATTTTGAGCCACCTACCGAATAAAATTTTT
This genomic window from Candidatus Poribacteria bacterium contains:
- a CDS encoding glutaredoxin family protein; the protein is MDFPIQLQFYTKPDCPLCDEAKSVLQSIEANASFIRVKEIDITKNLGLFTKYKHLIPVLELDGQRLFVHRANRRKLIWKLRWHRFWKRFTR
- the ggt gene encoding gamma-glutamyltransferase, with protein sequence MAFPSHGTTHRSTVTGTRGMATSAHPLASLAGARMLLAGGNAFDAAVAVASTLNVVEPYMSGIAGNGYMLLYNAKEKRHHVIDYLGTAPYAATPDVYPTLESQQIGIRAGMVPGGCGGWLALLERYGSMDHADIFAPAIELAENGYAVTVKNAEFIAGARPYFSERAEEVIASRGRTPLPGEILVQKDLANTFRQVAEGGAEAFYRGDIAKEIVRFSEETDGLITEKDLADFEVEWQEPISVTYKDYEVYCPPPPCAGIQYLETLNILENDALGELGHNTPEYLHLLIEAIKLASADRAEYAPRPNPPIERLLSKDYARAQRERIGEQAAVSGGERWSKDKLPGEIRADDWTTECTTHFDTADAEGNIVAVTQSLGQPFGTGVILGSTGMFLNNFMNWFDRIPESPNAVGPHKRIEMCMAPCQVWKDGNPFAAIGTPGSHGILQTTLQMVLNLIEHGMNVQAAIEAPRVRLVNPGTHVSMEGRIPVAVRAALEARGHEVEVLPNWTAAVGGGHGIAFDPVEGSFMGGADPRRDGYAIGV
- a CDS encoding NUDIX hydrolase; translated protein: MNHPQHIVAVSGLISHPDGKILMIRSPRRGWEFPGGQVEEGENLIEALQREIQEETGGTALIGQLIGVYSNIKVPTKLMFGFLGDYISGELATSDESLETEWVARDSVLQRISHSAIYDRMKDMLDFSGRIVYRVYTNDPYQVCNQYFL
- a CDS encoding BMP family ABC transporter substrate-binding protein, with translation MKDFSGFSKYLFLLVGLLFICGCEAIQDVILTESIEATDAAPLRVTMIYPSDCVGSAAYCDAFHIGVKAAQEELGITLTEVNGNENDPVATEMRLREAAQNSELVLTAGYQMGDVLARVALDFPDVQFAIFDVVLDIPNVASVNYKSNEGSFLVGAIAALKSESNKIGYIGGADVPLLQEFEAGYVAGIHAVNPDAEVTVEYISKDATGFDQPEKAKELALAQYTDGIDVIYAAAGGSGQGVLEAAQEQQKFIIWVDANGNHLAPGTVLTSMTKEIPTSVQRIIRETTESNFTAGIRYFGLEDGEVSYAVDEHNQSLLSDDLIMTVESLKAQIIAGEIIVPNTVSLPRE
- a CDS encoding DUF4234 domain-containing protein, which produces MENFMLNQYPYPESEGKRNLVAGILLSLITCGIYGLYWQYKQMATLNAWMDRNEYSFWLWFFLSLITCGIYGIYYEYKMANGINIVQADNDLVFDSNLPIICVLLAIVGIGIASLAIQQHQINRLYGRTSNV
- a CDS encoding DUF2752 domain-containing protein, encoding MFNHTFFARLFVVGLGVIGLYTATSEILPTEVSLIPCIFHLVTDVPCPGCGMTRACLALTHGHFADAWHYHPFSFLVIGLAMGMAFFSAWLKNAWTRCPPVTRNLIAISGTVLCLSVWIHKLWT